A genomic segment from Synechococcales cyanobacterium T60_A2020_003 encodes:
- a CDS encoding slipin family protein, translated as MGTVLGVAMAMLLLTGLSGLKVDREYQRGVIFRLGRYKGTMGPGIYWIIPGVDQKVQVDIRTKTVDITPQEAVTADSVTIRVNAVLYYRILDANRAINKVENYEMAVYQTAMTTLRNVVGQAILDEILQNRDAINDKVQTIVDELTEPWGVVIEHVEMKDVEIPLGMQRAMAKEAEATREKRARLIKAAAEYEASKMLTQAARNIAENPAALELRRLQMLTEIGIENNTTTLVMLPSDFMLVAKQATEFLAKGSGVNGQPSGAIAPAEPATQSPIPFEPELVRQPDEPLLDALD; from the coding sequence ATGGGAACCGTTCTGGGTGTTGCAATGGCGATGCTGCTTCTTACAGGGCTATCTGGTCTAAAAGTAGATCGGGAATATCAGCGCGGCGTGATTTTTCGGTTAGGACGCTACAAAGGCACGATGGGGCCAGGGATATACTGGATTATTCCCGGTGTAGATCAGAAAGTGCAGGTAGACATCCGCACCAAAACCGTGGATATTACGCCCCAGGAAGCGGTCACCGCTGACAGCGTTACGATTCGGGTGAATGCGGTGCTGTACTATCGCATTCTTGACGCTAATCGCGCCATTAATAAAGTTGAAAATTACGAAATGGCGGTCTATCAGACGGCGATGACCACCCTCCGCAACGTGGTCGGGCAAGCCATCCTTGATGAAATTTTGCAAAACCGCGACGCCATTAATGACAAAGTACAGACGATCGTCGATGAGCTGACCGAACCTTGGGGCGTAGTCATTGAACATGTCGAAATGAAGGATGTGGAAATTCCGCTAGGCATGCAACGGGCAATGGCGAAAGAAGCGGAGGCCACCCGCGAGAAACGCGCACGCCTCATCAAAGCCGCTGCGGAATACGAAGCGTCGAAAATGTTGACCCAGGCCGCCCGAAATATTGCTGAAAATCCGGCAGCACTGGAACTACGTCGCTTGCAAATGCTGACGGAAATTGGCATAGAGAATAACACCACAACCCTGGTGATGCTGCCCTCAGACTTTATGCTAGTCGCCAAGCAAGCCACAGAATTCTTAGCGAAAGGAAGTGGCGTGAATGGTCAGCCCAGTGGGGCGATCGCCCCTGCTGAACCAGCCACCCAATCCCCCATCCCCTTTGAGCCAGAGTTGGTACGACAGCCCGATGAACCGTTACTGGATGCGTTGGATTGA
- a CDS encoding cytochrome c yields MLFAALVAILIAYQLWYTDPYVQNVLSLNGDAVRGHAIFQMNCSGCHGIYADGQVGPSLHHVSDHRSRISLIHQVTSGSTPPMPQFQPSEQDMADLLKYLESL; encoded by the coding sequence ATGCTATTTGCGGCCTTGGTGGCTATTTTGATTGCATACCAGCTTTGGTATACCGACCCCTACGTGCAGAACGTGCTATCTCTGAACGGGGATGCCGTACGGGGACATGCCATTTTCCAGATGAACTGTTCTGGCTGCCACGGCATTTATGCAGATGGGCAGGTTGGCCCTAGTCTGCACCATGTGTCCGACCATCGATCGCGGATTAGCCTTATCCACCAAGTCACAAGCGGTTCCACCCCGCCAATGCCGCAGTTTCAGCCCAGCGAACAAGATATGGCGGATCTGCTGAAGTATTTAGAAAGTTTGTAA
- the petG gene encoding cytochrome b6-f complex subunit PetG: protein MVEPLLSGIVLGLIPVTLAGLFVAAYLQYRRGDQLGG, encoded by the coding sequence GTGGTAGAACCTTTGCTAAGTGGGATTGTGTTGGGCTTGATTCCGGTAACGCTGGCTGGTTTGTTTGTGGCTGCTTACTTGCAATATCGTCGTGGCGATCAGTTGGGCGGCTAA